CGCCCGTTGGCTCTACTAGACGCAATATCGCGCGTCCGGTGGTAGTCTTCCCACATCCGGATTCGCCAACGAGTCCCAGTGTTTCACCCGGCTTTACGTTGAAGGTGATGCCGTCCACTGCCTTTACATGTCCTGATGTGCGACCAAAGATCCCCGACTTGATCGGGAAGTAGACCTGGAGATCTTTTACATCGAGAAGGGGCTTCTCTGTTGCCAATGCAGCGTTGCGCGCGGCGATCTCCTCACGCGAGAACTCCAGTTCATGCACGAGCTGATCTACAGACTCTTGCGAACGAAGCGTGATCTCGCCAGTCTCCGATTCGTCCATGAAGTCGCGGACGGTTGGAAGGATCTTCAGTTTCTTATCGAGTCGAGGGCGGCACGCCAGGAGCCCCTTCGTATACGGGTGCTGAGGGTTCTCAAAAATCTCTTGCACTGTACCTGTCTCAACGATCTTTCCTTTGTACATCACGATCACATCATCGGCGATCTCAGCGATCACACCAAGGTCGTGCGTGATGAACATCATGGACATTCCATGCTGACGTTGGAGATTCCTCATGAGGTCGAGGATCGTAGCCTGCACGGTCACATCCAGCGCCGTTGTTGGCTCATCGGCGATCAGCAATGACGGATTGCACGACATCGCCATGGCGATCATCACGCGCTGCTTCTGTCCGCCGGAGAGTTGGTGCGGATACGATGTCATCATCGATTCCGGACGAGGAAGTTTCACTTCCTTCAACAGCTGCAGAGTGCGTTCGCGGGCCACGTCCTTGCTCACGTTCTGGTGCAGCCGAATGGCTTCGATGATCTGGTCGCCGCAGGTGAACACCGGATTGAGAGACGTCATCGGCTCCTGGAAGATCATCGCGATCTTGTTGCCGCGGTAGGTGCGCATCTTCTCTTCGGAGATCGTCAGCAGGTCGGTGACCAAACCGTCGTCCTCATGAAAGAGTGCCTTGCCACCCGTAATGCGTCCGGGAGGGGTTTGGATGAGCCGCATGACACTCAAGCTCGTTACCGATTTGCCTGAGCCGGACTCACCAACGATGCCTAGCGTGCGACCCTTGTGGACCGTGAAGGAGACATCATTCACCGCCTTGACGTCATAGATGTCAGAGCGGAATTCCGTTACGAGGTTGCGAACCTCAAGAAGTGGTGCCATAAGGGGTCAAAGATACCGAACCTCTGCATCCTAACGGTGGGCTAGAACGGCTCCGGCACTCCATTTCAGGTAGACCGTTGAGGCTATCCGTCCAATGGCCATGGAGATCGCGGCCGAAAGAGCCCCATTGAGCTGGGTGAATGCCACGAGCACCACCATGGTGAGGACTATGCCCCCTACTTCCAAGATGGTGGAAATGGTGACCTTAACGTTCTGGCGTGCCGTGATCAGCACGGACCGATACACCGAATAGGCAACGGCGATGGTTGGCAAAACGATGAGGATCATCGTGGGATAGGTGGCAAAATCAGCCAATTCCGGGCGGAGTCCATATGCCCCTTCATAGATCAGTCCGAGAAGGGGCGTAAAGGTGATACAGGCCAAAAGCACCGTCGTAACCAAAATGATGCGGTTACCAACGCTCCTCACAACATCGTAGTTCTGTTGTCGGTCCCCAATGAGTGCAATTCCCACCTCCTGATACGAAAACCCGAAGCTCCGGAAGAAGAAGACGAACGAATCCACAACGGGCAGGACAGCAAGGGATGCCAAGGGGTCTGGGGCGCGGCTCATAAAGAATGCTAACAGCGGTGTAACGGCAAAACCAATGGCCGACGTGGCAGCCAGAGGCAGCCAGAACCGCACGATCTCGGCATTCGTGAGTGCTACATGTGATGGGTCGGATGTACGTTCATACATCCGTAAAACATCGCTCACCATGTAGCGAGTTGCGGCCGCTTCGAAGATCACGCCAATGGTAAGGCTCAGCGTGCCAACAACGACACCAGAGAAGCCCCCTATCATCACGAGAACGACAGCGGAGACGAGCATTCCAATGAGACGAACCACCGTACCATAGGCCACCAATCTCGTCCGTCCGTTGCGTATCAACAATCCCTGATAGAACCGTCGGTACCCAATGGCAGCAGGCCACGGGATCATGCACACAAAACCCCAATACATGAGAGCGGCCACATCCGTAGGCAGATGGATCAGGTCGTAGGCCACCCTGTCATAGACCCACGGGATCGACACCAAGCACATACCAAGCGTTACCAGTGCGTTGATGCGGAGCGTAAAGGACTTCAACGCCATCACCGATGCTTTGTCGCGCGCCAATGCCACAGACGTGCTCAGCAGATGGATCACCGGCGACTCGATGAGCATGGCCAGCGCAACCGCTACGCCGTAGGCTGCCAGGTTGAGCTTGTCGAATGGAAGACGCGCAACTACCGACGTGAGAATGGGGCCTTCGATAGCCATCATCATCCACGTCAAACTCAACGGCATCCAGAATCGTAGTACATCGCGCTTGGTGATCATTCCGCAAATTAGGGTCATGGAACATCTAGAGATTCAACCAGCTCCTCGTACCCTTACAAAGGTCCTATTCTGGACCTCTATAGCATCTACACTTTTTGTCTCGCTACTGGTCTTCATCCCTGCCCTTGATGCGAACGAGTGGGTGATAGCACCGAGTGCCATAGTGAGCATCGTACTAGTACAATTGTTGATTTTTGTTCCTCTTTACAAGGCAACAAATCTTACGGTTCGTATTGATGCTCGCGGGATATTTGTCCGTCTCAGGCCGTTTCATTTCAATGGCCGACTCATACCTTGGAATGAGATCCAATCTGTGGCGATTCGCAAAGTCCGCCCGATCGGAGAATTCGGTGGCTGGGGCATCCGGTGGGATCTCGGAAGAAAGAAGGGGTATATCTGGAACGGCGAGCAAGGACTTGAACTATTCCTCACAAATGGTAAGATCGTGGTGATCACGATCATGGATGTTGAGGGGGCTAGACAGGCCGTTAACACATACGTAACATCCGGTAACATACCGTGACGTAAGCATTACGTGGTTCTAATACTCTGGTGACGTGTGCCACCTAGGTTCGCGTGCTGATTCTGCACATCGAACTT
This region of Ignavibacteria bacterium genomic DNA includes:
- a CDS encoding ABC transporter ATP-binding protein, producing the protein MAPLLEVRNLVTEFRSDIYDVKAVNDVSFTVHKGRTLGIVGESGSGKSVTSLSVMRLIQTPPGRITGGKALFHEDDGLVTDLLTISEEKMRTYRGNKIAMIFQEPMTSLNPVFTCGDQIIEAIRLHQNVSKDVARERTLQLLKEVKLPRPESMMTSYPHQLSGGQKQRVMIAMAMSCNPSLLIADEPTTALDVTVQATILDLMRNLQRQHGMSMMFITHDLGVIAEIADDVIVMYKGKIVETGTVQEIFENPQHPYTKGLLACRPRLDKKLKILPTVRDFMDESETGEITLRSQESVDQLVHELEFSREEIAARNAALATEKPLLDVKDLQVYFPIKSGIFGRTSGHVKAVDGITFNVKPGETLGLVGESGCGKTTTGRAILRLVEPTGGSVMFDGKDVRALASTDLKSMRKDFQIIFQDPYSSLNPRLSVGSAIMEVLSVHNIGANDAERKEHVLYLLDKVNLLPRHFSNYPHEFSGGQRQRICIARALALKPKLLICDESVSALDVSVQAQVLNLLVDLRDEFKLTYIFISHDLSVVKFISDRIAVMNAGKIVEMDTSNELYDAPKDDYTRKLINAIPTGTLDAIRARTKERPIA